One Aegilops tauschii subsp. strangulata cultivar AL8/78 chromosome 7, Aet v6.0, whole genome shotgun sequence genomic window carries:
- the LOC109736245 gene encoding disease resistance protein RGA4: protein MEFAVAAFSAVAGVAVSKLNSVKGRPNTDARSISADLNSIKATMLDHADHVRPMSFLRAEYFAQLRALACDIEDCIDCFNAKMTTDADFADEIARLKESSKETTDRIHRFGFIPVQGAAAQESAVAVPAEIENLQCLMRGKHDADYLNCLLYFCLFPPNYHVRTKPLMRRWTAEGLVGREQSAVSNLDKFMESSIIRSTQKSSNGKVKRCQPTGDTIRQYISQRSMSENFILLCHGAAAEMPEGHPRRLSVHPCANVPLNLPESLSDVRTLAVFSTAAGDLDEHVLRFANYRVLRVLDLKECAHLSDGHIQAIYNQELMKYLSIKSGIIDRVPREIGKLNQLETLDLSGSPNCDDADGIVTVYKEVLLLPKLKHLLGKFQLSRRDFFVWRSDVERFLRANKSVLETLSGFVVGGRNGFQQLLSLMRRLRKVKIWCKSDASQENLGVLSSAITQYISDGAGAPHLKRSLSIDFGACPREFVDEIDAVAGKLDSLKLRGQLSRLPPFVAELSALEELCLWSTGLRWEVIREGLSFVGGLKYLKLIEDNLGLIDIWYDHLISIERLSIVFNDPMLIDITIQDGALPCLVSLHIICPQLLLLPGRALGIKIAHMTQLNEVALHPDVDVGIKAEWQRAVDGHTNRPVPVLLSIEGP from the coding sequence ATGGAGTTTGCTGTGGCGGCATTTAGCGCGGTAGCTGGCGTCGCCGTGTCGAAGCTAAACAGTGTGAAGGGGAGGCCGAACACCGATGCTAGGAGCATCAGTGCGGATCTCAACTCGATCAAAGCTACCATGCTAGATCATGCAGACCATGTCCGGCCTATGAGTTTCTTGCGGGCAGAATATTTTGCACAACTGAGGGCCTTGGCATGTGACATCGAAGACTGTATAGACTGCTTCAACGCCAAGATGACGACCGATGCTGATTTTGCAGACGAAATTGCCCGACTCAAGGAGAGCTCAAAGGAAACGACTGACCGGATACATAGGTTTGGCTTTATTCCTGTACAAGGGGCTGCAGCACAAGAGTCTGCTGTTGCTGTCCCCGCAGAGATTGAGAATCTTCAGTGTTTGATGAGGGGTAAACATGATGCTGATTACCTCAACTGCTTGCTATATTTCTGCTTGTTCCCACCTAATTATCATGTCAGGACTAAGCCCCTGATGAGGAGATGGACGGCGGAAGGGCTAGTAGGAAGAGAACAATCCGCAGTCAGCAATTTGGACAAGTTCATGGAGTCCAGTATCATCAGGTCCACCCAGAAAAGCAGCAATGGGAAGGTGAAGAGATGCCAGCCTACTGGCGACACGATTCGTCAGTACATCTCCCAACGGTCCATGTCCGAGAATTTCATACTGTTATGTCACGGTGCGGCCGCCGAAATGCCGGAGGGACACCCTCGCAGGCTATCTGTGCATCCTTGTGCAAATGTCCCACTGAATTTGCCTGAGAGTTTATCTGATGTCCGGACGTTGGCGGTATTCTCTACTGCTGCGGGGGATCTTGATGAACATGTTCTACGTTTTGCCAATTATAGAGTGCTGCGAGTGCTGGATCTAAAAGAATGTGCTCACCTGAGTGATGGCCATATTCAGGCTATCTACAACCAGGAGCTGATGAAATACCTGAGCATCAAATCAGGCATCATTGATCGGGTTCCAAGGGAAATCGGGAAGCTGAATCAGCTAGAGACACTCGACCTGAGTGGGAGCCCAAATTGTGACGATGCTGATGGAATAGTGACGGTGTACAAAGAAGTCCTCCTGCTGCCCAAACTGAAGCACCTCCTTGGCAAGTTCCAGCTTTCTAGAAGGGATTTCTTTGTTTGGAGATCAGATGTAGAGAGGTTTCTGAGAGCTAATAAGAGTGTGCTGGAGACGCTGTCAGGATTTGTCGTCGGTGGGAGAAATGGATTTCAACAGCTGCTGAGTCTTATGCGGCGGTTGCGGAAGGTGAAGATATGGTGCAAATCCGACGCAAGCCAagaaaacctgggtgttctttCAAGCGCCATTACTCAATACATCAGCGATGGCGCTGGAGCGCCTCATCTTAAGCGGTCCCTGTCGATCGACTTCGGAGCATGCCCAAGAGAGTTCGTGGATGAAATAGACGCAGTGGCGGGCAAGCTCGATTCGCTCAAGCTGCGTGGTCAATTGAGCCGCCTCCCTCCGTTTGTTGCAGAGCTTAGTGCACTCGAGGAGCTCTGCCTTTGGTCGACTGGCCTGCGTTGGGAGGTTATTCGAGAAGGGCTGAGCTTCGTGGGGGGACTGAAATATCTCAAGCTTATTGAAGACAACCTCGGGCTCATCGACATATGGTATGATCACCTCATAAGCATTGAGCGGTTATCCATCGTGTTCAATGATCCAATGCTAATAGACATAACAATCCAAGATGGCGCGCTGCCTTGTCTTGTGTCGCTTCATATCATCTGTCCACAGCTGCTCCTTCTTCCTGGAAGAGCACTTGGCATCAAAATCGCACACATGACTCAGCTGAATGAAGTCGCACTCCATCCTGACGTCGACGTTGGAATAAAAGCTGAATGGCAACGCGCCGTCGACGGCCATACAAATAGGCCTGTACCCGTCCTTTTGTCCATTGAAGGACCCTGA